A portion of the Terriglobia bacterium genome contains these proteins:
- a CDS encoding GWxTD domain-containing protein, producing the protein MHTRLTLVLAAFFFSLPVWQGFLSPSKAAYKEVVAAGRQKATPPPERQKSKPADLQKAKARERALPDQHKKWVDEDVRYIIRPEERDTFMALTTDEERENFIEQFWLRRNTDLREGGNQFKVEHYRRIAYANEHFASGVPGWKTDRGHIYILYGEPDGIDPHPSGGSYQREFWEGGGRTSVYPFERWRYRHIDGVGDDVELEFVDKTFTGEYRLAMDSEEKDALLTVPNAGLTESEENGFTRKEDRVNHSGMGQADFQRSKDAPFERLARYFNVQRPPQIKFADLKGIVSTRIIYNQLPYRMRTDFIRISATKVMVPITIELDNKNLEFKKEMGFNRASVNVYGEITTLQARIAGEFEHTISTEYTDEFFEAGKNKRSIYQAIVFLDAGQRYRLDLILRDLNSGYVGSLSQGFMVPKYDSEELQASTVILANSVNGVPPTYDHLEQFVIGDMKVQPNVRCEYRSGGDVLFPYLQIYHAAVDQSTLEPSLQISYVVKSGDQVLLNLEDPKGRTVQYASGQRVVVVGAISTKGLVPGKYTLEIRVLDKISNRTLTAGSEFQVIPPSDRQDLKARSRRCTQTKIRVHLFTDPRYVRKPPSSVSNYLPANPCHLGKKSKRSTQRSRRKVTQKRKFSTASAPSTLRLWVVAMPRRIFHGQDRVRIIFPCRSETALSDNDSLYVKPAPTRSPRRVCAPPRGAAPGGGARGTTRNSHR; encoded by the coding sequence ATGCATACCAGACTAACCTTGGTTCTAGCCGCCTTTTTCTTTTCCTTGCCGGTCTGGCAAGGTTTTCTTTCTCCATCGAAAGCGGCGTACAAAGAGGTGGTTGCTGCCGGCCGGCAGAAGGCGACGCCCCCTCCCGAACGGCAGAAGAGCAAACCTGCCGATCTCCAGAAAGCCAAAGCAAGGGAACGCGCGCTTCCCGACCAACACAAGAAATGGGTTGACGAGGATGTGCGTTACATCATCAGGCCTGAGGAGAGAGACACGTTCATGGCCCTCACCACTGACGAAGAACGGGAAAATTTTATCGAGCAATTCTGGCTGCGCCGGAATACGGATCTGCGCGAGGGCGGCAACCAGTTTAAGGTGGAGCACTATCGCCGGATCGCTTACGCCAACGAGCACTTCGCTTCCGGGGTGCCGGGGTGGAAGACGGATCGCGGCCACATCTACATCCTGTATGGGGAACCTGACGGGATCGACCCGCATCCCTCGGGCGGTTCCTACCAGCGGGAGTTCTGGGAAGGCGGCGGCCGGACGAGCGTATATCCCTTCGAGCGCTGGCGCTATCGTCACATTGACGGGGTAGGCGACGACGTCGAGCTCGAATTCGTGGACAAGACCTTCACCGGCGAATACCGGCTTGCAATGGATTCGGAGGAAAAGGACGCGCTTCTGACGGTCCCCAACGCGGGCCTGACCGAAAGCGAGGAGAATGGATTTACCAGGAAAGAGGATCGCGTCAATCACAGTGGCATGGGCCAGGCTGACTTCCAGAGATCCAAAGACGCGCCTTTCGAGCGCCTGGCCCGCTACTTCAACGTTCAGCGGCCCCCCCAGATCAAGTTTGCGGATCTCAAGGGAATCGTCTCGACGCGCATAATATACAATCAGCTTCCTTACAGGATGAGGACGGACTTCATCCGGATTTCGGCGACCAAAGTGATGGTCCCGATCACTATCGAGCTGGATAACAAGAACCTCGAGTTCAAGAAGGAGATGGGATTCAATCGGGCTTCGGTCAACGTCTACGGGGAAATCACTACCCTGCAGGCGCGCATCGCCGGCGAGTTCGAACACACGATCTCCACGGAGTACACTGACGAATTCTTTGAAGCCGGCAAGAACAAGCGGTCCATTTACCAGGCAATTGTATTTCTGGATGCCGGGCAGCGATACCGGCTTGACCTGATCCTCAGGGACTTGAACAGCGGCTATGTCGGCTCGCTGAGTCAGGGGTTCATGGTTCCGAAATATGATAGCGAGGAACTGCAGGCGAGTACCGTTATACTGGCAAACTCAGTCAATGGCGTTCCCCCGACCTACGATCACCTGGAGCAGTTCGTCATCGGCGACATGAAAGTGCAGCCGAACGTGAGATGCGAATACCGCAGTGGCGGGGATGTCCTGTTCCCCTATCTGCAGATCTACCACGCAGCCGTCGACCAGAGCACCCTTGAACCGTCCCTGCAGATCTCCTACGTCGTCAAGTCCGGCGATCAGGTCCTCTTGAACCTGGAGGACCCGAAGGGGAGAACGGTTCAGTACGCCTCCGGCCAGCGTGTCGTTGTTGTGGGAGCGATTTCGACCAAAGGCCTGGTGCCGGGCAAATACACGCTGGAGATAAGAGTCCTGGATAAGATCTCGAACCGGACTCTGACTGCCGGCAGCGAATTCCAGGTCATCCCGCCATCGGACCGCCAGGATCTCAAAGCAAGGAGCCGCAGATGCACGCAGACGAAAATCCGCGTTCATCTGTTTACGGACCCGCGATATGTGCGAAAACCTCCCTCGAGTGTTTCGAACTACTTACCTGCAAATCCTTGCCATTTAGGCAAGAAAAGCAAAAGATCGACGCAGAGGTCGCGGAGAAAAGTCACGCAGAAGCGAAAATTCTCCACGGCTTCTGCGCCCTCTACGTTGAGGCTTTGGGTTGTGGCTATGCCACGCCGTATATTTCATGGTCAGGATAGAGTGCGGATCATTTTCCCATGCCGATCTGAGACTGCTTTAAGCGATAATGACAGCCTCTATGTCAAGCCTGCCCCCACCAGATCCCCGCGCCGAGTATGTGCGCCGCCTCGAGGTGCGGCGCCGGGCGGCGGCGCGCGAGGCACAACTCGAAATTCGCATCGGTAA